A single genomic interval of Asinibacterium sp. OR53 harbors:
- a CDS encoding type II toxin-antitoxin system HigB family toxin, protein MRIIAKKTLRDFWEEHPGSKQQLLSWFQEAAKAKWTSTRPIKAAYPSASFLAENRIVFNIKGNTYRLVVKINYDYQMIWIRFVGTHAEYDKINAKTI, encoded by the coding sequence TTGAGAATTATAGCTAAAAAGACTTTAAGGGACTTTTGGGAAGAGCATCCGGGCAGTAAACAACAATTACTTTCCTGGTTCCAGGAAGCGGCAAAGGCAAAGTGGACGAGCACAAGACCTATTAAAGCAGCATATCCAAGCGCTAGCTTTTTAGCCGAAAACAGAATTGTATTTAACATCAAAGGCAATACGTATAGACTTGTAGTAAAAATCAATTACGACTACCAGATGATTTGGATAAGGTTTGTTGGCACGCATGCTGAATATGATAAAATAAACGCGAAAACAATATAA
- a CDS encoding type II toxin-antitoxin system HigA family antitoxin translates to MNIKPIKTKKDYQAALERLDIIFDAKKGTAEGDELEVLSVLIDNYENQHFPIGFPDPVEAIKFRMEQLGYSQTDFAEVIGSKSRSSEILNKKRKLSLDMIRQIHDILNIPTEVLVQAY, encoded by the coding sequence ATGAATATCAAGCCAATTAAAACAAAGAAAGATTATCAAGCTGCCCTTGAAAGGTTAGATATCATTTTTGATGCAAAAAAAGGAACTGCCGAAGGTGATGAGTTGGAAGTTTTAAGTGTTCTTATCGACAATTATGAAAATCAGCACTTCCCAATAGGTTTTCCTGATCCCGTTGAAGCCATCAAATTCAGAATGGAGCAGCTTGGATATTCCCAAACCGATTTTGCAGAAGTCATAGGATCAAAAAGCCGCTCAAGTGAGATTTTAAACAAGAAAAGAAAGTTATCACTCGATATGATCAGGCAAATTCATGACATATTGAACATACCAACAGAAGTATTAGTCCAGGCATATTGA
- a CDS encoding BlaI/MecI/CopY family transcriptional regulator, translated as MAVSKNIKPTESELEILRVLWDKGAATVREVHEVLAEHKDSGYTTTLKLMQIMFEKGIVKRDDSSKTHIYRPNISRENTQQQFVGKMIHSLFGGSSTQLVMQALGNHAPSKEELEEIQKMLDNLKKQ; from the coding sequence ATGGCTGTTTCAAAGAATATCAAGCCCACTGAAAGTGAGCTGGAAATATTGAGGGTATTATGGGATAAAGGCGCCGCCACCGTAAGAGAAGTGCATGAAGTACTGGCCGAACACAAAGACTCAGGCTATACCACTACGCTAAAGCTCATGCAAATCATGTTCGAAAAAGGCATTGTAAAGCGAGACGACAGCAGTAAAACGCATATCTATCGCCCCAATATCTCACGTGAAAATACACAACAGCAATTTGTAGGGAAAATGATCCATTCCCTCTTTGGCGGTTCTTCTACCCAACTGGTGATGCAGGCATTGGGCAATCATGCACCCAGTAAAGAAGAACTCGAAGAAATTCAGAAAATGCTGGACAATCTTAAAAAACAGTAG
- a CDS encoding M56 family metallopeptidase, which translates to MQHLFQSPFLQALGYAIANSLWQAALVWLVFVLLNSVLRLNASNRYKLAVASQLLILVWFLVTLQFYTTLCNNIATQVPANADRWQQVVLNKDGSMPSLFIAALIKAEQWLPYLSVAYLVLMCFLCIRWVIGYRKTQLIRSTGLSKMPAQWRIFTSNLALQLGIKRKVQVFLSETIHTPLTIGFLKPLILIPVASINHLSAEQLEAVILHEMAHIKRYDYLLNIILSIVEISLFFNPFTQLLSKQICKERENSCDDWVLQFQYNAASYAEALLQIARLQTVPAAFAMAAANPKHDLLGRIKRMIDPQENRFNYRRQLLAFGMVTLLLASIAWFNPNKGFTQSSTGGKTLVKAPQAPLQPIAAEPMTVQVNNPLFNPVFFLSEPLKKKIKKDMEVAAREIQSSTKEVVAVTPVVSAALETAAQQLNQQLQLSNIQQEAAYKEMAKAASWPKQINNVVDTAAIFASIRNIPKKEELDRTFRKMKEDIDKARKDLSFQLSQQAAQCSQSPEAAKMQHEMALALKELEKLNLDKLVSVTLQQIKIPEIIFASDKNRKEKQVIIKDKAADNKSTTAIIMEDL; encoded by the coding sequence ATGCAACACCTCTTTCAATCTCCTTTTCTGCAGGCATTGGGTTATGCTATTGCCAACAGTTTATGGCAGGCTGCATTGGTGTGGTTGGTGTTTGTGTTGTTGAACAGTGTGCTCAGACTCAACGCCTCCAACCGGTACAAGCTAGCGGTGGCCTCGCAGTTGTTGATACTGGTATGGTTCCTGGTTACTTTACAGTTTTATACAACCCTCTGTAACAATATTGCCACACAGGTGCCGGCGAATGCAGACCGCTGGCAACAGGTAGTGCTGAACAAAGACGGCAGCATGCCTTCCCTTTTTATTGCTGCATTGATCAAAGCCGAGCAATGGCTCCCCTATTTATCGGTTGCCTACCTGGTGCTTATGTGTTTCTTATGTATCCGTTGGGTCATCGGTTATCGCAAAACGCAATTGATACGCAGCACAGGCCTCAGTAAAATGCCCGCACAGTGGCGCATCTTCACGTCCAACCTGGCATTACAATTGGGCATTAAAAGAAAAGTTCAGGTATTCCTGTCCGAAACCATCCATACCCCGCTTACCATTGGTTTTCTCAAACCGTTGATATTAATTCCTGTTGCCAGTATCAACCACCTCAGCGCAGAACAACTCGAAGCAGTGATCCTGCACGAAATGGCACACATCAAACGTTACGATTACCTGCTCAATATCATTTTATCGATCGTAGAGATCAGTCTTTTCTTTAATCCTTTCACGCAATTATTGAGCAAACAGATATGCAAAGAAAGAGAGAACAGCTGCGACGATTGGGTGCTTCAATTCCAGTACAATGCCGCTTCTTATGCAGAGGCATTATTACAAATAGCACGTTTGCAAACGGTACCCGCTGCTTTTGCAATGGCTGCTGCCAATCCTAAACACGATTTACTAGGCCGTATCAAACGCATGATCGACCCGCAGGAAAACCGCTTCAACTATCGCAGGCAATTGCTGGCTTTTGGTATGGTAACCCTCCTGCTCGCATCCATTGCCTGGTTCAACCCGAATAAAGGCTTTACACAATCTTCAACCGGCGGCAAGACGCTTGTTAAAGCACCGCAAGCTCCTTTGCAACCCATTGCAGCCGAGCCGATGACCGTACAAGTAAACAACCCGCTTTTCAATCCCGTATTCTTTCTTTCCGAGCCATTGAAAAAGAAAATAAAGAAAGACATGGAAGTGGCTGCCCGGGAAATACAATCGTCTACTAAAGAAGTGGTAGCTGTTACCCCGGTGGTTTCTGCAGCATTGGAGACCGCTGCGCAGCAACTCAATCAGCAGCTTCAACTGAGTAATATACAACAGGAAGCTGCATACAAGGAAATGGCCAAAGCTGCTTCCTGGCCAAAGCAGATCAACAATGTTGTGGATACCGCTGCCATCTTCGCATCCATCCGTAATATTCCAAAGAAAGAAGAGCTCGACCGTACTTTCCGGAAAATGAAAGAAGACATTGATAAAGCACGCAAAGATTTAAGCTTTCAACTGTCTCAGCAAGCAGCGCAATGTAGTCAGTCTCCAGAAGCGGCCAAAATGCAGCACGAAATGGCACTGGCCCTCAAAGAACTGGAGAAGCTGAACCTCGATAAACTGGTGTCTGTTACCTTGCAGCAAATAAAGATCCCTGAAATAATATTTGCATCCGATAAGAACAGGAAAGAAAAGCAGGTGATCATCAAGGATAAGGCTGCCGATAATAAAAGCACAACAGCCATCATCATGGAAGATCTCTGA
- a CDS encoding type IX secretion system membrane protein PorP/SprF, protein MNRKLLFVLMSMVCCMAAAKAQQRPYYTQYIMNNYIINPAVAGIENYWDVKASHRMQWVGLQDAPVTTYLTIQGPLTKSDYDRETATSFHASGENPRGPAYWRDYVAAEPHHGIGFTLLNDKTGPLNRFAAYGTYAYHVGLSPHTNIAGGISVGFTNMSLDASKLNFGTTTVDPAVAGSGQINRIKPDISAGLWLYSRDYFLGIAAQQIVPQQIAFSDNRVYLDKGKLLPHLFFSAGYRMQLSDDISFLPSALVRYVTPLPLGFDINLKLQYQDLIWLGGSFRYKDGYAAMTGINLNRSINIGYSYDLQTSQLNTVSKGTHEIMIGFLLGNRYSDWCPRHLW, encoded by the coding sequence ATGAACAGGAAACTGCTATTTGTATTGATGAGTATGGTTTGTTGCATGGCTGCTGCAAAGGCCCAGCAAAGGCCTTATTACACCCAGTACATCATGAACAATTACATCATCAATCCTGCTGTGGCGGGTATTGAAAATTATTGGGATGTAAAAGCCAGTCACCGCATGCAATGGGTGGGATTGCAGGATGCGCCGGTGACTACTTATCTCACCATACAGGGGCCGCTTACGAAAAGCGATTACGACAGGGAGACTGCTACCAGCTTTCATGCCAGTGGAGAGAACCCGCGCGGCCCTGCTTACTGGCGCGATTACGTCGCTGCCGAGCCACACCATGGCATAGGGTTCACTTTGTTGAATGATAAAACAGGTCCGCTTAACCGCTTCGCCGCTTATGGTACCTATGCTTATCATGTAGGTCTTTCACCGCACACGAATATTGCCGGTGGTATTTCCGTAGGCTTTACCAATATGAGCCTGGATGCGAGTAAATTGAATTTCGGTACTACCACGGTTGATCCGGCAGTAGCCGGCAGCGGCCAGATCAACCGCATCAAACCAGATATCAGTGCAGGACTGTGGTTGTATTCGAGAGATTATTTCCTGGGCATCGCGGCACAGCAGATCGTTCCGCAGCAGATCGCTTTTTCCGATAACCGTGTTTACCTGGACAAGGGGAAGTTATTGCCGCATTTGTTTTTCAGTGCCGGCTATCGCATGCAGCTTTCAGACGATATCAGTTTCCTGCCTTCGGCGTTGGTCCGTTATGTAACGCCTTTGCCGCTTGGGTTTGATATCAACCTCAAGTTGCAGTACCAGGACCTGATCTGGCTGGGCGGTTCTTTCCGTTATAAAGATGGTTATGCGGCCATGACAGGCATCAACCTCAACCGCAGCATCAATATCGGTTATTCTTATGACCTGCAAACTTCACAGTTGAACACAGTGAGTAAGGGAACCCACGAAATAATGATCGGATTTTTACTGGGTAACCGTTATAGCGATTGGTGTCCGCGGCATTTATGGTGA